From Pantoea sp. Ep11b, the proteins below share one genomic window:
- the gmhB gene encoding D-glycero-beta-D-manno-heptose 1,7-bisphosphate 7-phosphatase, with protein MANKVPAIFLDRDGTLNVDNGYVHEIDNFQFIDGTIEALQQLKAMGYALVVVTNQSGIARGMFTEDTFMQLTEWMDWSLADRDVDLDGIYFCPHHPDATVEEFRQACDCRKPQPGMLLMAQEELNIDMAASYMVGDKLEDMLAGQAAGVGTKVLVRSGKPVTAQGEAAADWVLNSLAELPARIKKG; from the coding sequence GTGGCGAATAAAGTCCCCGCTATTTTTCTTGATCGTGATGGCACCCTTAATGTCGACAATGGCTACGTCCATGAGATCGACAACTTTCAGTTTATTGATGGCACGATTGAAGCGCTGCAACAGCTGAAAGCCATGGGCTATGCGCTGGTGGTGGTCACCAACCAGTCTGGCATTGCCCGCGGTATGTTTACCGAAGATACCTTTATGCAGCTGACGGAATGGATGGACTGGTCGCTGGCCGATCGCGACGTGGATCTCGATGGCATCTATTTCTGTCCCCATCATCCCGACGCAACAGTTGAAGAGTTTCGTCAGGCGTGTGACTGCCGCAAACCTCAGCCGGGCATGCTGCTGATGGCACAGGAAGAGCTGAACATTGATATGGCTGCTTCTTATATGGTGGGCGACAAGCTGGAAGATATGCTGGCAGGGCAGGCCGCTGGTGTCGGAACAAAAGTGCTGGTGCGCAGTGGGAAGCCGGTGACGGCCCAAGGAGAAGCTGCAGCAGATTGGGTGTTAAACAGTCTGGCAGAGCTGCCGGCGCGCATTAAAAAGGGGTAA
- the yafC gene encoding DNA-binding transcriptional regulator YafC: MKASSDELQVFVSVVESGSFSRAAEQLQMANSAVSRTIKKLENKLGIALLTRTTRQLALTQEGERYFRHVQRFLQEMATAENDLIESLQEPKGLLRVDAATPVILHLLMPMIKPFRLRYPGVTLSLISSESFINLIERKVDVAIRAGNLTDSTLRARLLFNSFRRIVASPAYLREHGTPQQVADLDNHHCLAFDDSPRLNRWPVSRADGELYDINWAVSSNSGETIKQLCLTGNGLACLSDYMIDRELAAGELVEVLADQRLPVEMPFNAVYYSDTGVSQRVRAFIDFLSEWTAEQTWRS, encoded by the coding sequence ATGAAGGCATCTTCTGACGAACTACAGGTGTTTGTCAGCGTAGTCGAAAGCGGGAGTTTCAGCCGTGCTGCGGAGCAACTGCAGATGGCCAACTCAGCCGTCAGCAGGACCATCAAAAAGCTGGAAAACAAGCTGGGTATCGCCCTGCTGACCCGCACGACACGCCAGCTGGCGCTGACGCAGGAGGGCGAGCGCTACTTCCGGCACGTTCAGCGTTTTTTGCAGGAGATGGCGACGGCAGAGAACGACTTAATCGAAAGTCTGCAGGAGCCAAAAGGATTGCTGCGGGTGGATGCCGCGACACCGGTCATTCTTCATCTGCTGATGCCGATGATTAAACCCTTCCGGCTACGCTATCCCGGGGTCACCCTTTCGCTGATCTCCTCAGAGAGTTTTATCAATCTGATCGAGCGAAAAGTGGATGTCGCGATCCGCGCGGGTAATCTGACCGACTCTACCCTGCGGGCCCGGCTGCTGTTTAACAGTTTTCGCAGGATCGTGGCTTCGCCCGCCTACCTGCGTGAGCATGGGACACCACAACAGGTCGCGGATCTGGACAATCATCACTGTCTGGCCTTCGATGACTCACCGCGCCTTAATCGCTGGCCGGTCAGCCGCGCGGATGGCGAACTCTACGATATAAACTGGGCTGTCTCTTCAAACAGTGGAGAGACGATCAAGCAGCTCTGCCTGACCGGCAATGGTCTCGCCTGTCTGTCGGATTATATGATCGATCGTGAGCTCGCAGCGGGAGAACTGGTGGAAGTACTCGCCGATCAGCGTCTGCCGGTCGAGATGCCGTTCAATGCGGTCTACTACAGTGATACCGGCGTAAGCCAGCGTGTGCGTGCCTTTATCGACTTTCTCAGTGAGTGGACAGCAGAGCAGACGTGGCGCAGCTGA
- a CDS encoding endonuclease/exonuclease/phosphatase family protein, producing the protein MRKKTYAMRYVAGQPVEQIFPPGAMLHLGQALPPGAPLPAHPTLKVLVWNIFKQQRADWMSVLEGFGKDAHLVLLQEAQTTPELVQFATTNYLAADQVPAFVLPQHPSGVMTLASAHPVYCCPLREREPLLRLAKSALVTAYPLPAGEMLMVVNIHAVNFSLGVDVYSKQLGPIGEQIMHHQGPVIMAGDFNAWSRQRINALYRFAQRMKLKEVMFTADHRRKAFGRPLDFVFYRDLSVSEASVLVTRASDHNPLLVEFSSGR; encoded by the coding sequence GTGCGCAAAAAAACTTATGCAATGCGATATGTAGCAGGACAACCAGTGGAGCAGATCTTTCCACCTGGCGCGATGCTTCATCTCGGTCAGGCACTGCCTCCCGGCGCGCCATTGCCTGCGCATCCCACTCTCAAGGTTCTGGTATGGAATATTTTCAAGCAGCAGCGTGCAGACTGGATGTCGGTTCTGGAAGGGTTTGGTAAGGACGCTCACCTGGTGTTACTGCAGGAAGCCCAGACCACACCTGAACTGGTGCAGTTTGCGACCACCAATTATCTGGCTGCCGATCAGGTACCCGCCTTTGTGCTGCCTCAGCATCCCTCTGGGGTGATGACGCTGGCCTCAGCCCATCCGGTCTACTGCTGTCCGTTACGCGAGCGTGAGCCGCTGCTGAGGCTCGCTAAGTCGGCCCTGGTCACAGCCTACCCTTTGCCAGCCGGTGAAATGCTGATGGTGGTTAACATCCACGCGGTCAACTTCAGTCTGGGCGTTGACGTCTACAGCAAACAGCTGGGGCCGATCGGCGAACAGATTATGCATCATCAGGGGCCAGTGATTATGGCCGGGGATTTCAACGCCTGGAGCCGTCAGCGCATCAACGCCCTCTACCGTTTTGCCCAGCGAATGAAGCTGAAAGAGGTGATGTTTACGGCTGACCATCGGCGTAAAGCCTTTGGCCGCCCGCTGGACTTCGTCTTCTATCGCGATCTCAGCGTCAGTGAGGCTTCTGTACTGGTGACGCGCGCATCCGACCATAATCCCTTACTGGTGGAGTTCAGTTCAGGACGCTAG
- the mltD gene encoding murein transglycosylase D, with the protein MKAKAILLASVLLVGCQASRNDANIPEQHAQSLSSAGQGENGKYGDKFLSPRWQEDGTGLAADADLWSFISDELKMGIPENPAIREQKSKFLKNKSYLHDVTLRAEPYMYWIVEQIQKRKMPMELVLLPIVESAFDPRATSSANAAGIWQIVAATGRNYGLKQNQYYDGRRDVVASTKVALDMMQRLNTMFDGDWLLTIAAYNSGEGRVLKAIKQNKARGKPTDFWHLSLPRETTVYVPKMLALSELLKNNKRYGIKLPTPNESRALARVEVGQQIQLTQAAEMAGMSLTKLKSFNTGYKGGATAPNGPHYIMVPKSNVAKLRNSLASGDIAAVQPTQLAKASAGGGYKVRRGDTLSGIASKLGVSVSTLKQDNNLRGADIRPGQTLTIGSNGTRLADNGNSITYRVRKGDSLDSIARHHGVNIKDVMRWNSVLDSAKDIQPGDNLTLFVNNNATPDT; encoded by the coding sequence ATGAAGGCTAAAGCGATCTTACTCGCCTCAGTCTTGCTGGTGGGATGTCAGGCGTCCAGGAACGATGCCAATATCCCCGAACAGCATGCACAGAGTCTGTCTTCAGCTGGTCAAGGTGAAAATGGAAAGTACGGAGACAAGTTTTTGTCGCCGCGATGGCAGGAAGATGGAACTGGCCTCGCAGCAGACGCAGATCTCTGGAGTTTCATTAGTGACGAGTTGAAGATGGGGATTCCGGAAAACCCGGCAATCCGCGAACAAAAAAGTAAATTTTTAAAAAATAAGAGCTATCTCCACGATGTAACATTACGGGCAGAGCCGTACATGTACTGGATAGTCGAGCAGATACAGAAACGTAAAATGCCGATGGAACTGGTACTGCTACCCATAGTGGAGAGCGCTTTTGACCCTCGGGCAACCTCATCTGCCAATGCCGCTGGCATCTGGCAAATCGTTGCTGCAACGGGTCGGAACTATGGTCTCAAACAGAATCAGTATTACGATGGGCGACGTGATGTGGTGGCATCCACAAAAGTTGCGCTGGATATGATGCAGCGTCTCAACACCATGTTTGACGGTGACTGGTTATTAACCATCGCAGCGTACAACAGTGGTGAGGGACGGGTACTCAAAGCGATTAAGCAGAATAAGGCGCGCGGTAAGCCGACTGACTTCTGGCATCTGTCGCTGCCACGCGAAACGACTGTGTATGTACCCAAAATGTTAGCGCTGAGTGAACTGCTGAAAAACAACAAGCGTTACGGTATCAAACTGCCGACACCTAACGAAAGCCGTGCGCTGGCACGCGTGGAAGTGGGTCAGCAGATACAGTTGACGCAGGCTGCCGAAATGGCAGGTATGTCGCTCACGAAACTCAAGAGCTTCAATACCGGCTACAAAGGCGGTGCCACCGCGCCAAACGGCCCGCACTATATTATGGTGCCGAAGTCGAATGTCGCGAAACTGCGCAACTCACTGGCATCCGGTGATATCGCAGCGGTACAGCCGACCCAGCTGGCGAAGGCCAGTGCAGGCGGCGGTTACAAGGTGCGACGGGGTGATACGCTTTCGGGCATCGCCTCAAAACTGGGCGTGAGTGTCTCGACACTGAAGCAGGATAACAACCTGCGCGGTGCTGATATCCGACCGGGTCAGACGCTGACCATCGGTTCGAACGGCACCCGACTGGCTGATAACGGCAACAGCATCACCTACCGTGTTCGTAAGGGTGATTCTCTTGACAGTATTGCCCGTCATCACGGCGTCAATATCAAAGACGTGATGCGCTGGAACAGTGTGCTCGACAGTGCGAAAGATATTCAACCCGGCGATAACTTAACGCTGTTTGTGAATAATAACGCAACACCCGATACCTGA
- the gloB gene encoding hydroxyacylglutathione hydrolase, translating to MNLNSIPALQDNYIWTLTDDEGKCLITDPGEAQPVLEKLASNGWQPVAILLTHHHNDHTGGVKTLREHFPQLEVYGPPETVEKGTTRVVSEGDKVNVMGLTFDVIHTPGHTLGHISYYSAPYLFCGDTLFSGGCGRLFEGTAEQMYDSFQKLNQLPGETLVCCAHEYTLSNLKFAAAILPHDPQIMAEYQKIKDLRAENGITLPTKLAHERSINLFLRTQDVDLQRALNVNVTDEPVWKTFAVLREKKDAF from the coding sequence ATGAATCTTAACAGTATTCCTGCGTTGCAGGACAACTACATCTGGACACTGACTGATGATGAAGGTAAGTGCCTGATTACAGACCCTGGCGAAGCGCAGCCGGTGTTAGAAAAACTGGCCTCCAATGGCTGGCAGCCGGTGGCGATCCTGCTGACTCACCACCACAACGACCATACGGGTGGTGTCAAAACGCTGCGTGAGCATTTCCCCCAGCTGGAGGTCTACGGTCCCCCGGAGACGGTAGAGAAAGGCACGACGAGGGTGGTCAGCGAAGGCGATAAAGTTAACGTCATGGGCCTGACGTTCGACGTCATCCATACTCCCGGACACACTTTAGGACATATCTCATATTACAGTGCACCTTATCTTTTCTGTGGCGACACGCTCTTTTCCGGCGGCTGTGGGCGCCTTTTTGAAGGTACTGCAGAGCAGATGTATGATTCATTTCAAAAGCTTAATCAGCTTCCCGGTGAGACATTAGTCTGCTGCGCGCATGAATATACTTTATCTAACCTGAAGTTTGCTGCGGCTATTCTGCCCCATGACCCGCAGATAATGGCCGAATATCAGAAAATTAAGGACTTACGCGCTGAAAATGGCATCACTCTGCCAACAAAACTGGCGCATGAACGGTCAATAAATTTATTTCTCCGCACGCAAGATGTTGATTTACAAAGGGCATTAAACGTTAACGTTACTGATGAACCCGTATGGAAGACATTTGCTGTTCTACGCGAGAAGAAAGACGCTTTTTGA
- a CDS encoding class I SAM-dependent methyltransferase — translation MKPAKSRQVLNAPLSWRDMPWGDYFRDALTQQLQPYLGKLYGFHMLKLGNLSAEINTENCAISHQVNAGREGELLQVLADPMQLPFESKSIDACLMAHTLAWSQDPHRVLREVDRVLIDDGWMIISGFNPFSLLGVSKMVPGLTRKAPWSGRMFSQMRLLDWLGLLNYEVVYRTRFQVLPWHRQGGKVISTHLPALGCLNIVVARKRTFPLLPTRTKKSLSTSKIRQTVNATRQFRQADDQDSVL, via the coding sequence ATGAAGCCCGCTAAATCACGCCAGGTTCTGAACGCACCGCTGTCGTGGCGCGATATGCCGTGGGGAGATTATTTCCGCGATGCGCTGACGCAGCAGCTTCAGCCTTACCTCGGAAAGCTCTATGGCTTTCATATGCTTAAGCTTGGCAACCTCAGCGCAGAAATCAATACGGAAAATTGCGCTATTTCACATCAGGTCAATGCAGGCCGTGAAGGTGAACTGCTTCAGGTGCTCGCCGACCCGATGCAGCTGCCGTTCGAATCGAAGTCGATCGACGCCTGCCTGATGGCTCATACCCTGGCCTGGAGCCAGGACCCGCACCGGGTATTACGCGAAGTTGACCGGGTGCTGATTGACGATGGCTGGATGATCATCAGCGGGTTTAATCCCTTCAGCCTGCTTGGCGTAAGTAAAATGGTGCCGGGATTAACGCGCAAAGCGCCCTGGAGCGGGCGAATGTTCAGCCAGATGCGGTTACTCGACTGGCTGGGACTGCTGAACTATGAGGTAGTTTACCGCACCCGGTTTCAGGTACTGCCCTGGCATCGGCAGGGTGGGAAAGTGATCAGCACCCACTTACCGGCGCTGGGCTGTCTGAACATTGTGGTGGCACGTAAACGTACTTTCCCGCTGCTGCCGACCCGGACAAAGAAGAGCCTCAGCACCAGCAAAATCCGTCAGACGGTCAACGCCACCCGCCAGTTCCGGCAGGCGGACGATCAGGATTCGGTTTTATAG
- the rnhA gene encoding ribonuclease HI, giving the protein MRKQVEIFTDGSCLGNPGPGGYGAILRYGQHEKTFSAGYRLTTNNRMELMAAIVSLEALTQPCDVVLSTDSQYVRQGITSWIHNWKKRGWKTADKKPVKNVDLWQRLDAALSTHKIQWEWVKGHAGHPENERCDVLARSAAEHPAFEDIGYKTES; this is encoded by the coding sequence ATGCGCAAACAGGTAGAAATATTCACCGATGGATCCTGCCTGGGTAATCCCGGCCCCGGCGGTTATGGGGCGATTTTACGCTACGGCCAGCATGAAAAAACCTTCAGTGCGGGCTATCGTCTCACGACTAATAACCGGATGGAGCTGATGGCGGCCATCGTCTCGCTGGAGGCGCTCACCCAGCCGTGCGACGTGGTACTCAGTACCGACAGTCAGTATGTGCGTCAGGGGATCACCAGCTGGATCCATAACTGGAAAAAGCGCGGCTGGAAAACGGCCGACAAAAAACCGGTGAAGAATGTCGATCTCTGGCAGCGTCTCGACGCCGCGCTCAGTACGCACAAGATTCAGTGGGAGTGGGTCAAAGGCCACGCCGGTCATCCGGAGAATGAGCGCTGCGACGTCCTGGCCCGCAGCGCGGCGGAGCATCCCGCCTTTGAGGATATCGGCTATAAAACCGAATCCTGA